The sequence GGATATTGCGTGCAGTCGACTTGACCACCTGCCGAAGCTCCTCACGCGTCTTGGCAGGCGCGGCCTCAAACGCACGCACAAGCTTGTCCGCATCGACCTGCCCTCCCGATCGTGAGGGTTATGCCGTCACGTGTCTGTAAATCGCGCCTTTTTTGTTATTGAGGACAAACGCATCGTAATACACGCGACCTTCAACAAGCCAGCCGTTTACACCCGGCGGATTGTCATGCACCTTGTATTCAGCAAGCTTGATCGGCGCACAGCACGCGATCGGATTCGTAATGATGAACGCCGTATCAGCAGGCATATACGAACTTGGCACAGAGATGAGCGGGATGTTCTCGATCTTACCGACCTGACCCGTCAAAAGCATATTCTGTGCGATATCCGATGCCTTGATGAACGAATCATCGAGGCGAATCGCCTTGTAAAACGCAGGCGAGATGTATGCGATGCGACCGCCCATCGGTGCTTTTGCATCGGTGAGAGCATTGACGCCATCAAGAAACGCTTCGTACGCATTATCCTTCGTAATTGCTACCGCTTCCGAAACATTGCCCGCGCCTGCCGCGATCTTCGCAAGACGATAAATATCGATCTCGGGCACGATGACCTCGTTGATCTGACGGCCAAGTGCTTTACCTGCATCCTTCGCATTCATCTGGTCTTCGTTGTTGCCCTTGTCGACCGTGAACGTGAACGAGCGGTCACGCGACATGGTGAGCTCCTGCAACGTGTCCTGAAGTTCTTCAGGCGTACCATAGCGGTTCGCGCCCTCGCGTTTATAGTCATTCATACCAGCCGTCGGGATCGTGTACACCTGTACCGTTTTTACACCCGTGAATTCATAATCCTGATTAACAGCACCCGTTGTCACCGATGCCAATTTAAAACGCTCATCGACCTGCGCCGAATATTTCACTGCATAATTGATTGCCATTCATATCACTCCTATTTCATGCTTAATCCTGCAAGGAACGGATCATCCGCTCCACCGTTGCCGCCTGCAGGAGATCCACCGCCTGCCTGCGGATTCGCCTTCACTGCCCACGCATTCGCAGACAACCAGGCATTGACGCCCTCTTCGACCGTCATGTCCTTATCGCCGTCGCGATAGCCGATCGCTTCATCGTCGCCGACCGTCAGATTATCAATGATGAGCTTTGCCATGCTCTGCGGACTTGCCGCATTGCCCTTCGTCAGCGCATCGACCGCACGCGACATTTTCATCGCATCGAGACGTTTCGTCTTCTCTGCCTCTGCCGTCTTCGTCATCTCATTGTAATTCTTCGTCAGCGTCGTTACCTGTTTCGTCAGATCGGCGATCTGCTTTGCGACCTCATTCGGCTTCTTGCCGCCCTGTGCGAACGAATCGAGCGTACTCTTCAAGCCCTTTGCCTGTTCGACTACATCATCACCGTCATCCAGACCGAGTGCCTCAAGAAGCGACTTCGTTTTCGCTCCCGCACTTTCATTTGCCATACGATGCCTTTTCGCCTCATTCGACAAACGCGTCGTCTCCATCTTGATAGCAGCGATCATCTCGGTGCCGTTCTCTATGCCTTCAAGGGCTGTAAATACGTCTTTCAATTCCATGTTTTAATACCTCCGTATTATGGGCCTCCGCCCGAATCTTGCGACCTCCGTCGCGTTTTGTGCCGTCTCCTCGGCAATACCCTCAACGATTGGGAGAGTAATATAAAAAGCACCTACGAAATTCGCAAGTGCCGTTTACCTAAAATGGGTACAAAAAAAGCACTCACAAAATTGTAAGTGCTTTAGATATTTTATTTACTGAATGTATTTTTGAAGTTGTGGATCGCCACTCTCAACAAACGCGCTCAAGAAAGCAATACAAACCTCGTGCTCACTTGCTAAGGAAGATATAAGTTTTTTTTGTCCTCGTTCCATATAATACAACTCATATCCACTGGAAGAATGCTCAATTGTGTATCCATCAAATCCAGCCACACAACCTTTGTCGAGAATGTC comes from Selenomonadales bacterium and encodes:
- a CDS encoding N4-gp56 family major capsid protein, with amino-acid sequence MAINYAVKYSAQVDERFKLASVTTGAVNQDYEFTGVKTVQVYTIPTAGMNDYKREGANRYGTPEELQDTLQELTMSRDRSFTFTVDKGNNEDQMNAKDAGKALGRQINEVIVPEIDIYRLAKIAAGAGNVSEAVAITKDNAYEAFLDGVNALTDAKAPMGGRIAYISPAFYKAIRLDDSFIKASDIAQNMLLTGQVGKIENIPLISVPSSYMPADTAFIITNPIACCAPIKLAEYKVHDNPPGVNGWLVEGRVYYDAFVLNNKKGAIYRHVTA